Proteins encoded in a region of the Drosophila busckii strain San Diego stock center, stock number 13000-0081.31 chromosome 2L, ASM1175060v1, whole genome shotgun sequence genome:
- the LOC108595140 gene encoding protein O-mannosyl-transferase TMTC1 isoform X2: MPANCNKFEQHPQLSRSLTKRQLSLSATETKARAKDLAAIAGCTTLAFVLYLNTLNAGFVYDDRRAILGNADVTGAAASLPQLLHNDYWGTPLMDSGSHGSWRPLCVLSFRLNFQLSQGTPFAFHLANLLLHCLATALVMLVARTLLATRAALLATGALFAAHPVHTEAVAGVVGRADLGSCVCCLLAYLAYAQHMQHRDWQTLALTLLLALAALLCKETGIVTLLLCGLSDLLRSEHSKQRLRSLSVLLAAMLSTLYGRLMLLPRPSVSFSTADNPAAHESCWWTRTLTFLYLPVVNLQLLLWPQLLSFDWGMDAIPRIRTLWDARNLLSVALYGSLLTLGCKAMRLHARSSCPSLGYADMASISLPLLRRLGGNSCQAWHELLCACQLSQLPPSRKLKTPTMQCPVPESAAEATLYVALSFLVLPFLPASNLFLHVGFVLAERVLYLPSVGYCLLFGLGFGKLWQRFRAISSKRLLLCCLTFLLCALSLRTVQRNRDWHTEEQLFGSAIAVNPPKALANLGSILSAQGRYEEAKLALEAAIGQRANMADAHFNLGIVHQQQQNFNAAIPYYRRAIQLRPQLAVAHLNLATSLLASNQSRDEEAASVLLTAARLPGHGVRDRKAHEEARCSAYLQLSALQRARGMPQQAVELLHESLAALHSPQQRATLHQRLAALHMQLEQWTEAEQQQHLALQLQPQQGAVYVSYGQTLARNSPCGGGVVVQASFGTVAA; the protein is encoded by the exons ATGCCggcaaattgcaacaaatttgagcAGCATCCACAACTCAGCCGCAGCCTGACTAAGCGCCAGTTAAG TTTGAGCGCGACTGAGACCAAAGCAAGGGCCAAGGACCTGGCGGCAATCGCCGGCTGCACAACGCTTGCGTTTGTATTGTACCTAAACACATTAAACGCTGGATTTGTCTACGATGACAG GCGAGCTATCTTGGGCAACGCGGACGTAACCGGAGCTGCTGCCTCGCTgcctcagctgctgcataatGACTATTGGGGCACGCCGTTGATGGACAGCGGCTCCCATGGCTCCTGGCGTCCATTGTGCGTGCTGAGCTTTCGTCTCAATTTCCAACTGAGCCAAGGCACTCCCTTTGCCTTCCACCTCGCcaatctgctgctgcactgcctGGCCACAGCTCTCGTTATGCTGGTGGCACGCACACTTCTTGCAACACGCGCAGCTCTGCTGGCCACTGGCGCGCTCTTCGCGGCTCATCCCGTGCACACGGAGGCGGTGGCGGGCGTTGTGGGTCGTGCGGATCTGGGATCCTGCGTTTGCTGCCTGCTCGCCTATCTGGCCTACGCCCAACATATGCAGCACAGAGATTGGCAAACTCTCGCactaacgctgctgctggcgctggctgcgctgctctgcaaGGAGACGGGCATTgtgacgctgctgctctgcgGGCTCAGCGATTTACTGCGCAGCGAGCACAGCAAG cagcggctgcgcTCGTTAAGCGTTCTCCTCGCTGCGATGCTGAGCACGCTCTATGGCCGCctcatgctgctgccacgcccctcgGTTAGCTTCTCGACTGCCGATAATCCCGCTGCCCACGAGTCCTGCTGGTGGACACGCACGCTCACATTCCTGTACCTGCCTGTGGTCaacctgcagctgctgctctggccaCAGCTGCTGAGCTTCGACTGGGGCATGGATGCCATTCCGCGTATTCGCACGCTCTGGGATGCGCGCAATCTGCTGAGCGTGGCGCTCTATGGGTCACTCCTCACGCTCGGCTGCAAGGCCATGCGATTGCATGCGCGCTCCAGCTGCCCCTCGCTGGGCTATGCGGACATGGCGAGCATCTccttgccgctgctgcgtcgcCTGGGCGGCAATAGTTGTCAGGCCTGGCACGAGCTGCTCTGCGCCTGCCAACTTTCCCAGCTGCCGCCGTCGCGAAAGCTTAAGACGCCTACGATGCAGTGCCCAGTGCCTGAATCTGCAGCTGAAGCGACGCTCTACGTCGCGCTTAGTTTCCTAGTGCTGCCTTTTCTGCCCGCCAGCAATCTCTTCCTCCATGTGGGCTTTGTGCTGGCCGAGCGTGTCCTATACCTGCCCAGCGTGGGCTACTGCCTGCTCTTTGGCCTGGGCTTCGGCAAGCTCTGGCAGCGATTCCGCGCCATTAGCTCCAAGCGCTTGCTGCTCTGTTGCCTCACATTTCTCCTCTGCGCCCTCAGCCTGCGCACTGTCCAACGCAATCGCGATTGGCATACTGAGGAGCAGCTCTTTGGCAGCGCCATTGCAGTGAATCCCCCGAAAG CCCTTGCTAATTTGGGCAGCATTTTGAGTGCACAAGGGCGTTACGAAGAAGCCAAATTGGCATTGGAGGCAGCCATTGGCCAACGGGCCAACATGGCGGATGCGCACTTTAATCT gggAATTgtgcatcaacaacaacaaaatttcaacGCCGCCATACCCTACTACCGTCGCGCCATACAATTGCGACCCCAGCTGGCTGTGGCACATCTCAATCTTGCCACATCACTGCTGGCCAGCAACCAGAGCAGAGACGAAGAGGCTGCCAGCGTGCTGCTCACAGCCGCCAGATTACCAGGACACGGTGTGCGCGATCGCAAGGCACATGAGGAGGCGCGTTGCAGTGCCTATCTGCAGTTGAGTGCGCTGCAACGTGCCCGCGGCATGCCGCAGCAAGCTGTGGAGCTGCTGCACGAATCGTTGGCTGCTTTGCACTCGCCGCAACAGCGTGCAACGCTGCATCAACGTCTAGCCGCGCTTCATATGCAGCTTGAGCAATGGACTGaggccgagcagcagcaacatctggcactgcaactgcaaccacAACAAGGAGCCGTTTACGTGTCCTACGGTCAAACCCTGGCCAGGAAT TCGCCATGCGGAGGCGGAGTTGTGGTTCAAGCGAGCTTTGGAACTGTCGCCGCATGA
- the LOC108604155 gene encoding TATA box-binding protein-like protein 1: protein MSAKKPKRKEQDEASEYPDVLLGICQEKFSVLEAELASLMELEGNCTQDDNLSELLGQDEVVTDYDILTIYKNVSKLSAIESYLKISYRPFQCFVNCRTELKLLEVETFLPKTDYTPDRHPALFVRLSNPVCSLRVYENGNIYCQGYSCNGAASGIQSFIASLEILGYEPVFHNPVFNVVNATFCLPFRVDLEQLYLENRDACVYNPETHPYLMYKVPDLTIKLAIFSTGCVFVLLSLQPICTQKAIAYIMPVIYRHKATRAGTGVREEAEVCSGDINFNLLWENEFQKAYQGSVKY from the exons ATGTCTGCTAAGAAACCCAAGAGGAAAGAGCAGGATGAAGCATCAGAATATCCAGATGTGTTGCTTGGAATATGCCAGGAGAAATTCAGTGTACTAGAAGCGGAGCTGGCAAGTTTAATGGAGCTGGAGGGTAACTGCACTCAAGATGATAATTTATCAGAGCTGTTAGGACAAGATGAAGTAGTTACAGACTATGACATACTGACCATTTACAAAAACGTGTCAAAGCTCAGCGCTATAGAGAGCTATTTGAAGATTTCGTATCG ACCTTTTCAGTGCTTTGTGAATTGCCGCACCGAGTTGAAGCTGCTGGAGGTGGAGACCTTTCTACCCAAAACAGACTACACGCCGGACAGACATCCCGCGCTCTTTGTACGCCTCTCGAATCCCGTCTGCAGCCTGCGTGTCTATGAAAATGGTAATATCTACTGTCAGGGTTATAGCTGCAATGGCGCCGCATCGGGCATACAGAGTTTTATTGCCAGCCTGGAGATATTGGGCTATGAGCCCGTCTTTCACAATCCCGTTTTTAATGTGGTGAATGCGACATTTTGTCTGCCGTTTCGCGTTGATTTAGAGCAGCTGTATTTGGAGAATCGCGATGCGTGCGTTTACAATCCGGAAACGCATCCGTATCTCATGTACAAAGTGCCAGATTTAACAATCAAATTAGCCATATTTAGCACTGGCTGTGTGTTTGTTCTATTGTCGCTCCAACCCATTTGTACACAAAAAGCGATTGCCTATATTATGCCAGTGATCTATCGCCATAAAGCGACTAGAGCTGGAACTGGAGTGCGTGAGGAAGCGGAAGTATGCAGCGGCgatataaatttcaacttgCTTTGGGAAAATGAATTCCAGAAGGCATATCAAGGTtcagttaaatattaa
- the LOC108595140 gene encoding protein O-mannosyl-transferase TMTC1 isoform X1, producing MPANCNKFEQHPQLSRSLTKRQLSLSATETKARAKDLAAIAGCTTLAFVLYLNTLNAGFVYDDRRAILGNADVTGAAASLPQLLHNDYWGTPLMDSGSHGSWRPLCVLSFRLNFQLSQGTPFAFHLANLLLHCLATALVMLVARTLLATRAALLATGALFAAHPVHTEAVAGVVGRADLGSCVCCLLAYLAYAQHMQHRDWQTLALTLLLALAALLCKETGIVTLLLCGLSDLLRSEHSKQRLRSLSVLLAAMLSTLYGRLMLLPRPSVSFSTADNPAAHESCWWTRTLTFLYLPVVNLQLLLWPQLLSFDWGMDAIPRIRTLWDARNLLSVALYGSLLTLGCKAMRLHARSSCPSLGYADMASISLPLLRRLGGNSCQAWHELLCACQLSQLPPSRKLKTPTMQCPVPESAAEATLYVALSFLVLPFLPASNLFLHVGFVLAERVLYLPSVGYCLLFGLGFGKLWQRFRAISSKRLLLCCLTFLLCALSLRTVQRNRDWHTEEQLFGSAIAVNPPKALANLGSILSAQGRYEEAKLALEAAIGQRANMADAHFNLGIVHQQQQNFNAAIPYYRRAIQLRPQLAVAHLNLATSLLASNQSRDEEAASVLLTAARLPGHGVRDRKAHEEARCSAYLQLSALQRARGMPQQAVELLHESLAALHSPQQRATLHQRLAALHMQLEQWTEAEQQQHLALQLQPQQGAVYVSYGQTLARNCSRHAEAELWFKRALELSPHDPSAHHHYADFLEQQQRPEQALKYRLRAASLAPTNYALQAAVADALRALNRLAEAELWYRHAAALHPQAAHAHANLGAILQMRGRRQQAVECYRKALQLQPGHATSRANLAQLNVNIDVVT from the exons ATGCCggcaaattgcaacaaatttgagcAGCATCCACAACTCAGCCGCAGCCTGACTAAGCGCCAGTTAAG TTTGAGCGCGACTGAGACCAAAGCAAGGGCCAAGGACCTGGCGGCAATCGCCGGCTGCACAACGCTTGCGTTTGTATTGTACCTAAACACATTAAACGCTGGATTTGTCTACGATGACAG GCGAGCTATCTTGGGCAACGCGGACGTAACCGGAGCTGCTGCCTCGCTgcctcagctgctgcataatGACTATTGGGGCACGCCGTTGATGGACAGCGGCTCCCATGGCTCCTGGCGTCCATTGTGCGTGCTGAGCTTTCGTCTCAATTTCCAACTGAGCCAAGGCACTCCCTTTGCCTTCCACCTCGCcaatctgctgctgcactgcctGGCCACAGCTCTCGTTATGCTGGTGGCACGCACACTTCTTGCAACACGCGCAGCTCTGCTGGCCACTGGCGCGCTCTTCGCGGCTCATCCCGTGCACACGGAGGCGGTGGCGGGCGTTGTGGGTCGTGCGGATCTGGGATCCTGCGTTTGCTGCCTGCTCGCCTATCTGGCCTACGCCCAACATATGCAGCACAGAGATTGGCAAACTCTCGCactaacgctgctgctggcgctggctgcgctgctctgcaaGGAGACGGGCATTgtgacgctgctgctctgcgGGCTCAGCGATTTACTGCGCAGCGAGCACAGCAAG cagcggctgcgcTCGTTAAGCGTTCTCCTCGCTGCGATGCTGAGCACGCTCTATGGCCGCctcatgctgctgccacgcccctcgGTTAGCTTCTCGACTGCCGATAATCCCGCTGCCCACGAGTCCTGCTGGTGGACACGCACGCTCACATTCCTGTACCTGCCTGTGGTCaacctgcagctgctgctctggccaCAGCTGCTGAGCTTCGACTGGGGCATGGATGCCATTCCGCGTATTCGCACGCTCTGGGATGCGCGCAATCTGCTGAGCGTGGCGCTCTATGGGTCACTCCTCACGCTCGGCTGCAAGGCCATGCGATTGCATGCGCGCTCCAGCTGCCCCTCGCTGGGCTATGCGGACATGGCGAGCATCTccttgccgctgctgcgtcgcCTGGGCGGCAATAGTTGTCAGGCCTGGCACGAGCTGCTCTGCGCCTGCCAACTTTCCCAGCTGCCGCCGTCGCGAAAGCTTAAGACGCCTACGATGCAGTGCCCAGTGCCTGAATCTGCAGCTGAAGCGACGCTCTACGTCGCGCTTAGTTTCCTAGTGCTGCCTTTTCTGCCCGCCAGCAATCTCTTCCTCCATGTGGGCTTTGTGCTGGCCGAGCGTGTCCTATACCTGCCCAGCGTGGGCTACTGCCTGCTCTTTGGCCTGGGCTTCGGCAAGCTCTGGCAGCGATTCCGCGCCATTAGCTCCAAGCGCTTGCTGCTCTGTTGCCTCACATTTCTCCTCTGCGCCCTCAGCCTGCGCACTGTCCAACGCAATCGCGATTGGCATACTGAGGAGCAGCTCTTTGGCAGCGCCATTGCAGTGAATCCCCCGAAAG CCCTTGCTAATTTGGGCAGCATTTTGAGTGCACAAGGGCGTTACGAAGAAGCCAAATTGGCATTGGAGGCAGCCATTGGCCAACGGGCCAACATGGCGGATGCGCACTTTAATCT gggAATTgtgcatcaacaacaacaaaatttcaacGCCGCCATACCCTACTACCGTCGCGCCATACAATTGCGACCCCAGCTGGCTGTGGCACATCTCAATCTTGCCACATCACTGCTGGCCAGCAACCAGAGCAGAGACGAAGAGGCTGCCAGCGTGCTGCTCACAGCCGCCAGATTACCAGGACACGGTGTGCGCGATCGCAAGGCACATGAGGAGGCGCGTTGCAGTGCCTATCTGCAGTTGAGTGCGCTGCAACGTGCCCGCGGCATGCCGCAGCAAGCTGTGGAGCTGCTGCACGAATCGTTGGCTGCTTTGCACTCGCCGCAACAGCGTGCAACGCTGCATCAACGTCTAGCCGCGCTTCATATGCAGCTTGAGCAATGGACTGaggccgagcagcagcaacatctggcactgcaactgcaaccacAACAAGGAGCCGTTTACGTGTCCTACGGTCAAACCCTGGCCAGGAAT TGCAGTCGCCATGCGGAGGCGGAGTTGTGGTTCAAGCGAGCTTTGGAACTGTCGCCGCATGATCCCAGCGCTCATCATCATTACG CTGACTTCctggaacaacaacaaaggccaGAGCAGGCGCTTAAGTATCGTCTGCGTGCCGCCAGCCTGGCGCCGACAAATTATGCGCTACAAGCGGCTGTTGCCGACGCGCTGCGCGCACTTAATCGTCTGGCGGAGGCGGAGCTCTGGTATCGCCATGCGGCTGCACTGCATCCTCAGGCGGCGCACGCACACGCCAATTTGGGCGCCATACTGCAGATGCGTGGCCGGCGGCAGCAAGCCGTTGAGTGTTACCGTaaggcgctgcagctgcagccgggGCATGCCACAAGTCGAGCCAATTTGGCCCAGCTGAATGTCAATATCGATGTGGTCACGTAG